The genomic DNA ACTGTGGTATTCTTGGCTGCTTCGGCACTCTTGCTAGCCAGGTTACGCACCTCGTCAGCAACCACTGCAAAGCCTTTGCCGGCTTCACCGGCGCGGGCTGCCTCAACCGCCGCGTTTAAAGAGAGAATGTTGGTTTGAAATGCAATGTCATCAATGGTTTTAATAATTTTTTGAATTTCGCCCGAAGTTTTTTCAATATTATCCATTGCTTGGACCAGTTTTTGCATTTGCCGGTCTCCCTGCTCTATCTTTGCAGTGGTTTCAGCCATGTTTATGCTGGCCTGCTGCGCATTTTCGGCGTTGTGATTAACGCCAAGTGATACCTCGGCGATTGATGCAGCCAGCTCTTCTGAGGAGCTTGCCTGCTCCGTAGCCCCTTGTGAAAGAGCCTGAGCACCGGCTGACATCTGTTCAGCACCAGCCGCCACCTGCTCGGAAGCCTGACTGATCTGAGCCAGTACATCATTTAATGCTGTGATGATATACTGCATGGACTGCTTGATCGGTGAAAAATCATTTTGATATTCTTTCTCTACCGTAACGGTCATATCGCCGTCGGCCATTCGGCCCAGAACATGGTCAATATCCGTTATGTAATCGTTCAGATTGGCAATCAGCGTTCGGACGCTATTAGCCAGCGAGCCCATTTCATCCTTGGAGGTATACTGAACTTGAACATCCAGCTTTCCCTCCGCCATCATTCTCGCCGCTGATTCAATTTCTATAAGTGGTTTTGTGATGCTGCGGATAATATAAGCGCAAAACCCTATTGCGACCAGCATGGTAGCTACAAAATAGGCTATCACAATTGTGGTTGCCATAACCTGAGCCGATATCGCATTGCTATAATACTGGTTGCCGACCTCGTTGGTAATCTCGTTAATAGCTTCACTTAAATTGAGTACCTCTTGAGCAAGCGGCGCATACTGCGTGCTATATACGCGATAAGCGCTATCGGCATTATTTCGGTCAATATAATTAAAAATCTCCTGTCGGACCGTTGCTAATTCCTGCTGTTTAAGCAAAATAGCATCAGCTAAGTCTATATTTTCCTGTACTGTCAGATTCTCTTTTAAAAAAGTTAAATTAGCGGAAAAATCTGCGGCGGCTTTTGACATCTCATCCTGTTGTTTTTGCCTTTCATTCACATCGGTTTCATTAATAAGTTTTAGAATATCTTTTTCAACAATTTGTAATGCCCTGCGCAAATCCACAGAAGCGTAGATGGCTTTATGTGGGCCGTTGTAAAATCCTTGAAAAGAAGTCGACACCGTACGCATGCCTAAAAGAAGCGCAATTGCTAACGCCCCGGCGTAAAGCAGCAACAAAGTGCCAAATGTTAAGGACAGCTTTTTACCAATCGACAGGTTTTTCATATACTTTCCTCCAAAATTATGTCATGTACAGTCAACGTACTTTGTTGAATCTTTGCTCTAACTACCGCGCTTTTGCTAAAGTCGTTAATCTGTCTTTGTCCTGTTAGCAGATCTTTTTCTTTGGACTTGAATAAAGCATTATTTATCAGTTAAACTAAACCGTCGCATAATTATCCATTCGCGGTTTATTCTAAACCGCGGCAGGACTATTCTTTTCCAAGGTTTTAAAGCTTTTTTATGCTGTTATGACGGGGTTTAAGACGGCGAATGCATTATCCGAAGCGTGCATGATATACATATTATTCATTCGATCCATAGCGTTCTTTTTTTGCTCAAAAAGCGAATGTGCATAGATATTAAGTGTCGTAGAGACATTTGCATGGCCCAATATCTCGCTTAGCGTCTTAATATCGACCCCAAGTTCCAGCGCACGGGTTGCAAAAGTGTGCCGTATAGCATGAAATTTTCGACTTTTGACCCCAGAGATTTCTTGAATGCGTTTAAAAAGCTTTTGGAAGGTCCGTGGTTCCATTGGTACCAGAGTGCTTGTGAGAATATAAAAATTTTCATTACTATCTTGTTTTTTAAATTGTTTAGATATATCAATCATAAACGCAGGAACTGGAATCTTTCTGATGGACTTCCGACTTTTGGGGTTTCCAACCGTCAGTCTGGTCTTGTTTTCCTCATCCTCGAAATTTTTAATACGAGAGACCGTTCTTTCCACTAACATCGTACCCGCATCAAAATCGATATCTCCCCATCTTAGGGCGCATACCTCTCCAAGACGCAAGCCGGTATAAAAACAAAGTAAAATGCCAAGTGCAGCCCAGCTTTGATCACTGATAATTGCTTTTTCGATCAGGCGTTGTTCCCTTATTGAAAACACCTGAACATTAGCCTCAGCCTTTCTAGGCAGCTTCACGGCGTTTATAATGCTCTCACACTCCTGCGTATCTTTCATAATTTCTTTAACCGCTGTTTTAAAAATAGAAAGTAACTTACGCTTATAAGATTCGGATAAATCTGCATTGCCTCCAATGTGACAAACAAATTCTGCGGCCTTTTTAGCTGTCAGCTTTTCATTACCTGACTCTTCAAAAAATGGAATAACATATTTTACAAGGCATCGATAGTAGCTATCATAGGTTGTGGGTTTTATCTTATTGATAAGCTCACCATTAAGCCAGTTTTCAAATAATGTGGCTGCATTTAGTGCCATTTGGGATTCCGACGTTGTTTTAAAAGCAATTTGTTTTTGTAAAATCTGTTTTTTTGTTTTAACTTCTTTATAGGTTTTTGCATAGGTGTATCGGTATTTTCCATCAGGCGCCAAAACACGTCCTTCCCATCGACCATCCTTACGCTTGTAAATGTTTTCGCCTCTTCTTGGCATATTTAAAACTCCTTTCGTTATGACCATCTTACTGACGGCTAATGAATAAAAATAACGTTGTTTTTAAGGGCTTATAAAAGTTTTTAAAAAAGAGATCTAAAGATATTTAGTGACTTTTATCCTATTGACGAGTCTAAAAAAGACGAATATAATAATATGCATTGGATTATTGTCGATTTGGTAGCTGTGCTTTAGAATAGCCGGGCTTATTTAATGCCCTATTGACTAGCAGAAAAATGTCGAATATAATCATATTGATTGTTTTCATATAATAATTAGCCGCGGTTTAGAATAAACCGCGGCTTTTTTCGTAAAGTTAATAGGCCATGCAATTTTAACACGCTGTTTGGCCCTCGATTAAAATTCAACATATTTCAGCGTCTTCCTCCATCAATATTCTGAATATATAAATAATGGTCGAAGGTCTTTGGGGACTACTGTCAACGGCATACCCTCTGTGATTAAGTCGTTAATAGTTGACAGATTCCACACCCCAACTTCAAAGGCCAGCCTCACTATCATTTCAATACATGATTGTAACATTTCACATATAAATTTGGAACAATTAGATTATTTTAAAAAACCCTGACAAGGCTGAGCGGCGGATTAACCTCTCAGTTAACCCGCCGCTTTTGGGGTTTATAGAGTACAAGACTCTTCTATAAACAAATAGCGAAATCTATACCATCAGCAACGAACGTCGAGAATTAAATACGCTCGTTTGCGCAGCGTTTTACTTTAGCAGCTGATGAGTTTGATAAAAATCCTTCCACGGGTCGGTGCCGTTGATCCGTTTGAGTGCTTCTACCATATTAACACCATCTGGTGCAACCGTATCAAGCTCATCCCATGTAATGGGCATGGACACTCGCGCCCCTTTTCTTGCTCTTATGGAATAGGGTGCAATACTTGTGGCACCTCTGCCGTTTCGAATCCAGTCAATAAATATCTTGTTTGTTCTTTTCACCTTTCTGACGTTACTGGTATATCGATCGGGCCATTTCTGTTCCATTACTTCAGCAACACGCCTGGCAAAATCATGAAATGCTTCCCATGAAACAGAAGGCATTAAAGGTACAACCACATGGTATCCTTTTCCACCGCTGGTCTTGAGATAGGAGTTGAGAGAAAGTTCAACAAGGATACTCTTCATGTCCTGAACGCCACGGCGCACCGTTTCGAGGTCCATTCCCTCATCCGGATCCAAATCAAAAACCATCATATCCGGCTTTTCAAGCGTGCTTATACGGCTTCCCCATGTGTGAAATTCCAATGTCCCCATCTGCGCTTCAGTTATAAGGCCGGCCGCGTTTTCGATATAAAAGTAATCTTCCGTTTCGCCGTTGCTGTTGGTTATTGGTACTGTCACGATTTCCTGACTGCCCGGACTGGGATGCTTCTTGTAGAAACAAGAGTGGGACACCCCCTTCGGGCAGCGCACGATACTCAAAATCCTGTGGCGCACATAGGGCAACATGCACTCGGCCACCTGCGCATAATACCGAATCACATCTTCCTTTGTGATAACCGGATTGTCAAATATCACCTTGTCGGGGCTTGTAATTTTTATTCCCTCGATGATGATATTTTTACTATTTGACTCCATTGGTTTCTCCAGTTCTTTTGCTGATAGATCAGGTTCTTCCTCGTCCACCGCTTTTTCCCTTTTTATATCCTGAGGCGCCTTATCCGTCCGCAGACCTTTATAACTTGCTTGCCTTAACAAATCGTCTTGGGTCCATTCGGCAAATTTTATTTCAGCAACCAGTCTGGGTTTAAGCCAGGCGATGGTTTCATTTGCTCTGGGCTTGGGTGCAAGCTTAAAAGGGGGCTCCGACCTCTTTAAGTCTTTAAATTTTGTCTCCAGTTCTTCTACGTTCGCCTTGCTCAGGCCAGTGCCGGCGCGTCCGACATAGATAAAATCCTCGCCCTCATAGACGCCAAGAAGAAGCGAACTGATCCCCCGCGTTTTCTTTTGAGACAGCGTATATCCACCTATTACAAGCTCCTGTCTTTTATCACATTTTAGCTTGATCCAGTCGCCATTTCTTGTTCCACTGTAAACTGAATCGGCTTTTTTTCCGATGATTCCTTCCATTCCCATCTCACAGGCAGAGGTAAAACTCTCTTTACCGTTCCCCTGTAAATGCCGGCTGTAATAAAGGTTTTTGGGGGCATCCTTCATAATGGTTTTAAGCGTTTCTTTCCTTTGGATTAGGCGTTGCCCCCGAAGGTCTACACCATCCAACGCAAGAAGGTCAAATACGATATAAGTGGGCATTTTATCCTTGGGACTTCTCAAATAGTTTTGCAGGGCCTGAAAATCCGTCTTACCAGACGCGTCGGTGACAACCATTTCCCCATCCAAGACCATTGGCCTTCCGGCGGCCCAATCGATGAGTGAAACGGCAACGTTTTCAAACCGGTTTGTATAATCATGGCCGCCACGCGTTTGCAAACGGGCGCCGTTGCCTTCTACAAACGCCATGATTCGGTAGCCGTCATATTTAAGTTCATAGAGCCAATCCTCCCCCGCCGGGACTTCACTGGCCAATTTGGCAAGCTGTACATCCGCATTGTTAAAAGGATTCCTCATCAATTTTTCGTTCTCATTATTTTCTATTTCCACCATCGTACGCCCGCTGCGAATACTAGTAGCAAACTCGCAAACCCTGTCGTCGGTGTTAGCGTATTCGTCTTTTTCTTTTAGCAAAAGCCAATTATCCTTCGTTTCGCCCTCCTTCGCTTTCATACGCACCAAAGCCCATTTGCCTTTGAGCCGTCTTCCTTTTAGGGAGAACTTAAGAGACCCCTGGCGGAGCCCTTCATCCACATTCGCCTGGGGTTGCCAGCTGCCTTCGTCCCAGATCATCACGACGCCGCCACCATACTCCCCTTTAGGAATTGTCCCCTCAAAGTTCCTGTATTCCAGGGGATGGTCCTCCACCTGTACGGCGAGTCTCTTATCACGGGTGTTATAGGAAGGCCCCTTAGGTACCGCCCAGCTTAGAAGCACCCCTCCCCATTCAAGGCGTAAATCGTAATGATCCCTACGAGCCATATGGTGTTGGACGACAAACCTCAGGCCTTCAGCAGTATTTTCCATTGCACCTTCCGGTTCCAATGTTTTTTCAAAATCTCTCTTTTGATTATACGCGTTTAGTTTTGCAGTCATAAGCTTTTACGTGTTGCGACGCACATAATCACAAAACAAGTATGCAACAGCATCCTGCTTTTTCTCGTTTTGTGTGACACTCACGCCGGTTCCTTATCTTTATTAGCTTTTTCAACGCTAGCTTTAAGCGCCTCCATGAGATCGATAATTTTGTTTGGATTCTCTGCCTCTGCTGCGACAACCTCTTTACCCGAAATTTTAGTTTCGATCAGTGCGCGCAGCTTCTCCTGATATTCGTCTTTATACTTGGCGGGGTCGAAGGGCGTGTCCATCGAATTAATCAGCAACTTGGCCATGCCCAGCTCCTGTTCAGAGACTTCGGGCTTGGAGTACGGCTTTTGAAGCGCCTTTATTTCGTCGGCGTAAAACATTGTGGAAATAAGGATACCGTCCTCGCGCGGAATAATCGCCATCAACGTATCCTTTGTCCCCATGACTGCCTTGCCTATGGCAATCTTCTGCTCAGCCATCAGCGCAGAGCGCAGCAGCTCGAAAGCCTTTTCGCCCCCCGCCTCGGGTGAGGCCTGATAGGTTTTTTCGTAGTAGACGGGGGAAATTTGATTAAGTTGAGCGAAATGCAGTATTTGAATGGTTTTTTCCTTTTCTGTCTTGATCTTTTCGATCTCATCGTCTGTAACAACGACATACTTGTCCTTGTCATACTCATAGCCCTTCACAATATCCCCTGACGCAATTTCCTTACCGCAGTGTGCGCAGGTTTTCTTGTATCGGATGCGACTGTTATCTTCCTTGTGCAATTGGTTGAAATGGATGTCGTTATCCTGCGTAGCTGTATACATCGCGATCGGAATCGCGACCATGCCAAATGTTATAACCGATTTACGCGATACCATAATAAAAACACCTCCAATATTAGTGTTGCCGATTGCGTTATAAGTATCCGACATAAGACGCTGAGTTTTCCAACTGAGCATTAAAACAAGTGACGTTTCTTAATATATTCAAATGAAAAGCCTCCTGTTGCAGGCTAATACCCTAACAGGAGGCTTTTTTGAGGACAATGACGCTAAGACAATGCACCATAATTTAAATAGACGTTAGCCCCATATTGCATTGGCGTCGGTCGCGCTTCTGCTCAAACGAGAAAAATCTGTCTTAATAAAAGAAATGGTCGACAACAGCAGAAACACCAAGCCAATTGTGATGATGATTACAAAGGTCATGAGCGGCGTCACCATAAAGCCATTGATATCAACAACCAACCCTTCCTTAGCAAGTTCAGCGATGGGCAGATTGGTTTTTTCCAAGACAATCATTCTAAAAAATGCAGTGGCGTAAGTCATGGGATTCAAATAGGCGACATATCTGAGCGTGCCGGGCAGCATCGATAAAGGGATGTAGGCACCGGAGAGAAAGGTCAGCGGCATCGTTACCGCTGTCTTGACTATCTGGAAGGTTTGTCCGTTACGAACCTTTGTTGCCATAAAAAGACCCACACCTGAAAAAACAACCCCTATACAGATCATCGACAATAGAACAAAAAGCGGCGTGGTCCAGACCGTAAATTTAATGCCAATGAAGAGGCCAATTGCCAATATCATCACCCCTTGCAGCGTAGCAACCGTGGCGGCAGATAATAATTGGCCCATTGCAACCGAGATTCTTTTTGCTGGCGAAACCAAAACCTCTTTCATAAATCCGCTGACCATATCATCAACGGTGGTGGAGGCTAGGTTAAGTGCACTCTCAAACACCGTGGTTATAATAACACCGGACAGCATATAGGCAATCGGATTTTCGACAAAATCACTTTTAAATATTGCACCAAATACATAAACAAAGAAAAAGGGGAATATCAACGAAAAAACCAGGCCGGTCCTGTTTCTGACAAACGCTTTCAGGCCCCTTTTCCACAATGCAAAAACGGTATTCATCCTAGGCTTCCTCCCTAATCCGTCTGCCGGTAATCTCTAAGAACACATCATTAAATGTTCCTTTTTTTATTTCAATATTCGTAATATGCTCCTTGTGCGCACTAATCACCGTCAAAAGGCGCTCCAATTGTTCGGCTTCCACCCTGTAATAGCTGTCTTTTTTGAGGTAGTTTAAGTCATATTGCGCCAGCAGAGCTTCAAGTTCCGCTTCATTATTGGTATTGATATAGGCTTTATCTCTTGTGTATCTCTTTTTTAAGGCGTAGGGGGTGTCATGCGCTACAATAACACCGCCGTCAATGATGGCGATTTTATTGCAGATTTCGGCTTCCTCCATATAATGGGTCGTCAAGAAAATAGTGATGTTTCTTTCTTTTTGAAGTTTGATAATATACTCCCAGATGTGGGCTCTTGTCTGGGGGTCAAGCCCGGTTGTCGGCTCGTCAAGAAATAAAACCTTGGGGTAATGTATTAATCCGCGGGCAATTTCTACTCGCCGCTTCATGCCGCCCGACAGCGCGCCGACCAGCTTTTTTCTTTCCGCGAGCAGATCCACCAGCTTTAGGACAAATTGTATGCGCTCTTCCACTTCCCTTTTGGGGATATTATAAAAAACGCAATGCATTTTTAGGTTTTCTTCAATGCTCATTTTTGCATCCAATGTTGAATCTTGAAACACGACCCCAATCGCAGACCGAACTTCGCTTTTTTGTTCGGTAACATCTTTGCCGTCAATAAAAAGCGACCCCGACGTTTTTTCAAATATTGTGCAAAGCGTATTAATGGTAGTGCTTTTTCCGGCACCGTTAGGCCCTAAAAAAGCGAAAACAGTGCCTTCTTCCACACTAAATGAAATATCGTTGACAGCAATAAAGTCGCCGTATTTCTTAGTGAAGTTTTTCACCTCAATAATCGGATTCAAATATAGTCCCCCTTTTTATCTCGTTCCTTATATTTAACATGGGTCGATGTCTTGTGTTGTCAATTATGGGTTTGAAAAATGCTTTTATCGCTCTTTTTCCACTCCTTAAAAAAGAAATCGCAAATTCATAATTCTCATCATATTTCAATCTATTATAATGCAAATTTGTTTTATTTTATCAGAATATAATTTATTTGTAAATTTCTACACAAGTAACAAAATAAGTTCGACTTTATAAAGTGCAACGAAATCATTATTTTAATTCACATTATATTTATATAAAATGCTTGCATTTGATGGAAAGACCATGCTAACATAGGTAATAAGCTATTATAAGAATTACCTAAATTTTGGGCATTCATCATGTTCTAAAGTTTCTAATAGACAAGCCAAGGTAAATATCTTTAGGCTTGCTAAATAAAATATCAGACGAAGGAGATTGAATTGAAATGAAATTCTTTAAGTGTGAACATTGTGGCAACATTATTACCTACGTAAAGAACTCGGGCGTCCCGGTTGTTTGCTGCGGAGAAAAGATGAAAGAAATTGTTCCCGGTGTCGTTGACGCATCAAAAGAGAAGCACGTTCCTATGGTCAAAGTTGAGGGCAACAAGGTTGTTGTCAGCGTTGGCTCTGTTGAACACCCCATGATTGAAGCGCACTATATTGAGTGGATCAGCCTTCTGACAAAGCAGGGCAAGCAGATGAAGCACCTGAATCCCGGCGAAAAGCCCGAAGCATGTTTTACTCTTTGTGAAGGCGATGCGGTTGAAGAAGTTTATGCCTACTGCAATCTTCACGGCTTGTGGAAAGCCTAAGAAAATATAAATCGGCTTACTAAACACTCTAGTAAAAAAGGGATTCTCACACAAGTGAGAATCCCTTTTTTACTGTAATAGGCTACAATGACAAAACCGGCGAGGGCAAAGCGCGCAGCTTGATCCTCTCCGGTTTTTGTAAATGCATCTAATCCAAATGTATGTTTTTTGTTTAGGTAATTTGTTTATTACTCGTCAGTTGCTTCTTACACCAATTACATTCACTTTACGCATCATATTTTTCATCGAGTTCGAGAAAACCAGCTTTCAATAATTTCTAATGTAATCCGGTATGCAAAAGGTAAAATTTCGGTTATAATCTAAAAAAAGGTGGGAATAACAACGACTATGCTTCTTGAAAATGTCGAGAATCAACCGAAGTCATGAAGATTTTCGTCAGGTGATCTACTGGACACCGGCGCCGTCCCACACAAGCTCTCTGAAAAAGCCCACGTTTATTTGCCTCTCTCACGAAATATACAATATTGGCATCGCGCCCAGCCTCTGAGACAGTTTTTCTCTCAAAAAGCGCTCAGCTGTTTCACGCACATCAGTACGGTAGCAGTATTTGCCCCGCCCGCGCCCGGTCATCAGCGCCCGGTCTAGAAGCGGCACAGCATTGGGGAAAGCTTCTGTGTTGATAGCGTTTTGCACAAAGCTGTAGGTCATTAGAATAACCTCGATAAACCCGGTGCGCTGTATCTCTTCGCACAAACCATCGGCCAGTTGTTCTATCAGTTCACCATAGAGCTGCTGCCAGTCGTCAAGCAGAATCACCGGTGCAATGAGCAATCCGACCGGATATCCAGCCTTGGCCATGGCGTTGACAGCTGAAATGCGTTGACTTAAAGACGCGGTACCCAATTCAACCCGACTTATCACCGACTG from Oscillospiraceae bacterium MB24-C1 includes the following:
- a CDS encoding methyl-accepting chemotaxis protein, whose product is MKNLSIGKKLSLTFGTLLLLYAGALAIALLLGMRTVSTSFQGFYNGPHKAIYASVDLRRALQIVEKDILKLINETDVNERQKQQDEMSKAAADFSANLTFLKENLTVQENIDLADAILLKQQELATVRQEIFNYIDRNNADSAYRVYSTQYAPLAQEVLNLSEAINEITNEVGNQYYSNAISAQVMATTIVIAYFVATMLVAIGFCAYIIRSITKPLIEIESAARMMAEGKLDVQVQYTSKDEMGSLANSVRTLIANLNDYITDIDHVLGRMADGDMTVTVEKEYQNDFSPIKQSMQYIITALNDVLAQISQASEQVAAGAEQMSAGAQALSQGATEQASSSEELAASIAEVSLGVNHNAENAQQASINMAETTAKIEQGDRQMQKLVQAMDNIEKTSGEIQKIIKTIDDIAFQTNILSLNAAVEAARAGEAGKGFAVVADEVRNLASKSAEAAKNTTVLIQTTLEAIKNGDQMMTETQNSMQQIAHKAELAAQSVQQIATASERQAKSIEQINVGINQISSVIQTNSATSEESAASSEELSAQAITLQTLIAKFKLTDNIGVRPEKTVSDVKYF
- a CDS encoding site-specific integrase, which encodes MPRRGENIYKRKDGRWEGRVLAPDGKYRYTYAKTYKEVKTKKQILQKQIAFKTTSESQMALNAATLFENWLNGELINKIKPTTYDSYYRCLVKYVIPFFEESGNEKLTAKKAAEFVCHIGGNADLSESYKRKLLSIFKTAVKEIMKDTQECESIINAVKLPRKAEANVQVFSIREQRLIEKAIISDQSWAALGILLCFYTGLRLGEVCALRWGDIDFDAGTMLVERTVSRIKNFEDEENKTRLTVGNPKSRKSIRKIPVPAFMIDISKQFKKQDSNENFYILTSTLVPMEPRTFQKLFKRIQEISGVKSRKFHAIRHTFATRALELGVDIKTLSEILGHANVSTTLNIYAHSLFEQKKNAMDRMNNMYIMHASDNAFAVLNPVITA
- the ligD gene encoding DNA ligase D, producing the protein MTAKLNAYNQKRDFEKTLEPEGAMENTAEGLRFVVQHHMARRDHYDLRLEWGGVLLSWAVPKGPSYNTRDKRLAVQVEDHPLEYRNFEGTIPKGEYGGGVVMIWDEGSWQPQANVDEGLRQGSLKFSLKGRRLKGKWALVRMKAKEGETKDNWLLLKEKDEYANTDDRVCEFATSIRSGRTMVEIENNENEKLMRNPFNNADVQLAKLASEVPAGEDWLYELKYDGYRIMAFVEGNGARLQTRGGHDYTNRFENVAVSLIDWAAGRPMVLDGEMVVTDASGKTDFQALQNYLRSPKDKMPTYIVFDLLALDGVDLRGQRLIQRKETLKTIMKDAPKNLYYSRHLQGNGKESFTSACEMGMEGIIGKKADSVYSGTRNGDWIKLKCDKRQELVIGGYTLSQKKTRGISSLLLGVYEGEDFIYVGRAGTGLSKANVEELETKFKDLKRSEPPFKLAPKPRANETIAWLKPRLVAEIKFAEWTQDDLLRQASYKGLRTDKAPQDIKREKAVDEEEPDLSAKELEKPMESNSKNIIIEGIKITSPDKVIFDNPVITKEDVIRYYAQVAECMLPYVRHRILSIVRCPKGVSHSCFYKKHPSPGSQEIVTVPITNSNGETEDYFYIENAAGLITEAQMGTLEFHTWGSRISTLEKPDMMVFDLDPDEGMDLETVRRGVQDMKSILVELSLNSYLKTSGGKGYHVVVPLMPSVSWEAFHDFARRVAEVMEQKWPDRYTSNVRKVKRTNKIFIDWIRNGRGATSIAPYSIRARKGARVSMPITWDELDTVAPDGVNMVEALKRINGTDPWKDFYQTHQLLK
- a CDS encoding Ku protein: MVSRKSVITFGMVAIPIAMYTATQDNDIHFNQLHKEDNSRIRYKKTCAHCGKEIASGDIVKGYEYDKDKYVVVTDDEIEKIKTEKEKTIQILHFAQLNQISPVYYEKTYQASPEAGGEKAFELLRSALMAEQKIAIGKAVMGTKDTLMAIIPREDGILISTMFYADEIKALQKPYSKPEVSEQELGMAKLLINSMDTPFDPAKYKDEYQEKLRALIETKISGKEVVAAEAENPNKIIDLMEALKASVEKANKDKEPA
- a CDS encoding ABC transporter permease, which translates into the protein MNTVFALWKRGLKAFVRNRTGLVFSLIFPFFFVYVFGAIFKSDFVENPIAYMLSGVIITTVFESALNLASTTVDDMVSGFMKEVLVSPAKRISVAMGQLLSAATVATLQGVMILAIGLFIGIKFTVWTTPLFVLLSMICIGVVFSGVGLFMATKVRNGQTFQIVKTAVTMPLTFLSGAYIPLSMLPGTLRYVAYLNPMTYATAFFRMIVLEKTNLPIAELAKEGLVVDINGFMVTPLMTFVIIITIGLVFLLLSTISFIKTDFSRLSRSATDANAIWG
- a CDS encoding ATP-binding cassette domain-containing protein, whose protein sequence is MNPIIEVKNFTKKYGDFIAVNDISFSVEEGTVFAFLGPNGAGKSTTINTLCTIFEKTSGSLFIDGKDVTEQKSEVRSAIGVVFQDSTLDAKMSIEENLKMHCVFYNIPKREVEERIQFVLKLVDLLAERKKLVGALSGGMKRRVEIARGLIHYPKVLFLDEPTTGLDPQTRAHIWEYIIKLQKERNITIFLTTHYMEEAEICNKIAIIDGGVIVAHDTPYALKKRYTRDKAYINTNNEAELEALLAQYDLNYLKKDSYYRVEAEQLERLLTVISAHKEHITNIEIKKGTFNDVFLEITGRRIREEA
- a CDS encoding desulfoferrodoxin family protein, with amino-acid sequence MKFFKCEHCGNIITYVKNSGVPVVCCGEKMKEIVPGVVDASKEKHVPMVKVEGNKVVVSVGSVEHPMIEAHYIEWISLLTKQGKQMKHLNPGEKPEACFTLCEGDAVEEVYAYCNLHGLWKA